A region from the Falco rusticolus isolate bFalRus1 chromosome 4, bFalRus1.pri, whole genome shotgun sequence genome encodes:
- the ROGDI gene encoding protein rogdi homolog isoform X1, which translates to MAATMASAAERAALDEEFKWLLQEEVHAVLKQLQDILKEASHRFTLPTGGSGGAVKQENFVLSTSGTDQVKGVLTLQGDALCQADVNLKMPRNNQLLHFAFREDKQWKLQQIQDARNHVNQAIYLLMNRDVNYQFKTGSEVLKLMDAVMLQLSRARNRLTTPATLTLPEIASSGLTKMFTPALPPDILVNFYINLNKLCLTVYQLHVLQPSTTKNFKPAGGSILHNPGAMFEFGNQRYEVSHVHKVECVVPWLNDALVFFTVSLQLCQQLKDKISVFSSYWNYRPY; encoded by the exons atGGCGGCCACGATGGCGAGCGCGGCGGAGCGGGCGGCGCTG GATGAAGAATTTAAATGGCTTCTGCAGGAAGAGGTCCATGCTGTTTTGAAACAGCTGCAAGATATTTTGAAG GAGGCCTCTCACCGGTTCACCCTGCCCACCGGTGGCTCGGGAGGAGCTGTCAAGCAGGAGAACTTTGTACTGAGCACATCAGG CACAGACCAGGTGAAAGGTGTGTTGACACTGCAGGGAGATGCCCTGTGTCAAGCT GATGTGAATCTGAAAATGCCCAGAAATAATCAGCTTCTGCACTTTGCATTTCGGGAAGACAAGCAGTGGAAGCTGCAGCAG ATCCAGGATGCTAGAAACCATGTTAACCAAGCCATTTACCTGCTTATGAACAGAGACGTAAACTACCAGTTCAAAACAGGCTCGGAGGTCCTCAAG CTTATGGATGCTGTGATGTTACAGCTCTCAAGAGCCCGAAATCGACTTACCACTCCAGCCACTCTGACTCTACCAGAGATTGCCTCCAGTGGTCTTACA AAAATGTTcacccctgctctgcctccagaCATCCTTGTGAATTTCTATATAAACCTGAATAAGCTGTGCCTGACTGTCTACCAACTCCATGTGCTCCAGCCCAGCACAACCAAG aaCTTCAAGCCTGCTGGAGGGTCCATTTTACACAACCCTGGAGCCATGTT TGAGTTTGGCAACCAGCGGTATGAAGTCAGCCATGTCCATAAAGTGGAATGTGTTGTCCCATGGTTAAATGATGCCCTTGTCTTCTTCACAGTTTCACTGCAGCTTTGCCAGCAACTGAAGGACAAG ATCTCTGTTTTCTCCAGTTACTGGAACTACAGGCCATATTAA
- the ROGDI gene encoding protein rogdi homolog isoform X2, protein MAATMASAAERAALDEEFKWLLQEEVHAVLKQLQDILKEASHRFTLPTGGSGGAVKQENFVLSTSGTDQVKGVLTLQGDALCQADVNLKMPRNNQLLHFAFREDKQWKLQQIQDARNHVNQAIYLLMNRDVNYQFKTGSEVLKLMDAVMLQLSRARNRLTTPATLTLPEIASSGLTKMFTPALPPDILVNFYINLNKLCLTVYQLHVLQPSTTKNFKPAGGSILHNPGAMLCCFK, encoded by the exons atGGCGGCCACGATGGCGAGCGCGGCGGAGCGGGCGGCGCTG GATGAAGAATTTAAATGGCTTCTGCAGGAAGAGGTCCATGCTGTTTTGAAACAGCTGCAAGATATTTTGAAG GAGGCCTCTCACCGGTTCACCCTGCCCACCGGTGGCTCGGGAGGAGCTGTCAAGCAGGAGAACTTTGTACTGAGCACATCAGG CACAGACCAGGTGAAAGGTGTGTTGACACTGCAGGGAGATGCCCTGTGTCAAGCT GATGTGAATCTGAAAATGCCCAGAAATAATCAGCTTCTGCACTTTGCATTTCGGGAAGACAAGCAGTGGAAGCTGCAGCAG ATCCAGGATGCTAGAAACCATGTTAACCAAGCCATTTACCTGCTTATGAACAGAGACGTAAACTACCAGTTCAAAACAGGCTCGGAGGTCCTCAAG CTTATGGATGCTGTGATGTTACAGCTCTCAAGAGCCCGAAATCGACTTACCACTCCAGCCACTCTGACTCTACCAGAGATTGCCTCCAGTGGTCTTACA AAAATGTTcacccctgctctgcctccagaCATCCTTGTGAATTTCTATATAAACCTGAATAAGCTGTGCCTGACTGTCTACCAACTCCATGTGCTCCAGCCCAGCACAACCAAG aaCTTCAAGCCTGCTGGAGGGTCCATTTTACACAACCCTGGAGCCATGTT ATGctgttttaaatga